The DNA sequence AATCATCTATTGTAACCTTTATAAACTCTGAGTTCCCTATTCTTGCCTGAAAATTTTCTCTTCCGGTAATAACTGCTTCCAATTGTTTGCTGATGGGCTTTCCATCAAAGTCCTTCTTCCCATTTCCAGACGCGGCCACTACATGATCTTTATCTGTAATACAAATGAGACACCCGGTATTCTGTGCCAAACTTTCTGCATATTGTCCGGCAAATTGACTCAACTCACCAATCGGAGAATATTTCTTTAGAATAATTTCCCCTTCCCGGTCTGTAAAAATTTCCAGAGGATCGCCTTCCCTAATTCGCAATGTACGACGAATTTCCTTCGGTACGACTACTCTTCCAAGGTCATCTATTCTTCTAACAATTCCTGTTGCTTTCATAATGCACTTTATGCCTCCATCTCCTACAATTTCTGTGTTGTTAGTATTTGTAAGAAATAGTGAATTATGCATGTATTTTCCACATTTACCTCTTCTTTAAATTATAAAAGTTAAATGTTCCCGTATTCAGCAACATTCCTCTCTGGTCCGTAATCTGAAATTCTACTACCGAAATATTTTTTCCAGGTTTAATTACCTTTCCTTCACACATAACATATTCCGTATTTCTTCCTGCCTTCAAATACTGGATACTTCCATTTACTGTTGTTACATAATATCCATAGGTGGACGCCGCAATTCCGCACAAGGTATCTGCTGCAGTGTACAGCGCCCCTCCATGGAAATCTCCATATATGTTTTGCATTTTTTCCTGAAAAGGAATCTTTGCCCTCACAAATCCTTCTGAAACCTCAAGCAACTCTATCTCCAGCAAACTTGCAAAAGGATTCTGATTAAGTATTTCCTGACATTCTTCAAGTAACACCATGATGCTCCTTCCATTCTTCTTACTTCAACGCCTGTTCAATGGCATTAATTACAATTTTTAGCGCTTTAATTCTGGCATATTTTTTATCATTGGATTCCAAAATATGCCATGGTGCATAAGATGTATTGGTCTTCTGCAGCATTTCATTGACTGCCCCTTCATACAAATCCCATTTATC is a window from the Roseburia sp. 499 genome containing:
- the spoVT gene encoding stage V sporulation protein T, producing MKATGIVRRIDDLGRVVVPKEIRRTLRIREGDPLEIFTDREGEIILKKYSPIGELSQFAGQYAESLAQNTGCLICITDKDHVVAASGNGKKDFDGKPISKQLEAVITGRENFQARIGNSEFIKVTIDDSSEYAAQVVSTIICEGDAIGAVVIYSKEEKIEIGETEMKLAKVAAGFLGRQMEQ
- a CDS encoding PaaI family thioesterase, whose translation is MVLLEECQEILNQNPFASLLEIELLEVSEGFVRAKIPFQEKMQNIYGDFHGGALYTAADTLCGIAASTYGYYVTTVNGSIQYLKAGRNTEYVMCEGKVIKPGKNISVVEFQITDQRGMLLNTGTFNFYNLKKR